In one window of Drosophila innubila isolate TH190305 chromosome 2L unlocalized genomic scaffold, UK_Dinn_1.0 4_B_2L, whole genome shotgun sequence DNA:
- the LOC117780234 gene encoding proton-coupled amino acid transporter 1 isoform X2 → MSERQPLLLQGDASGNGLIRPPVRSSPPDSTLVNVHSEDSIAANGDEDEQSSQAGDENLKSSYNPTHHRTLEHPTSNFDTLVHLLKGNIGTGILAMPEAFKNAGLYVGLFGTLIMGAICTHCMHMLVKCSHELCRRMQQPSLNFSEVAFCSFETGPLGLRRYSHLARRVVTTFLFITQIGFCCVYFLFVALNVKDVMDHYFTMDIRIYLLLMLLPMILLNLVRNLKYLTPVSLLAAFLTVAGLAISFSYMLHDLPDVHTVKPVATWATLPLYFGTAIYAFEGIGVVLPLENNMRTPEDFGGTTGVLNTGMVIVACLYTSVGFFGYLKYGESVKGSITLNLPQGDILSQMVRITMAVAIFLSYTLQFYVPVNMVEPFVCSHFDTTRAKNLASTVLRTVLVTFTFLLAAVIPNLGSIISLVGAVSSSALALIAPPIIEIITFYHVGYGRYNWMLWKDFLILIFGLCGFVFGTWASLAQILNPSVN, encoded by the exons ATGTCCGAACGTCAACCGTTGTTGCTGCAAGGCGATGCCTCCGGCAACGGATTAATCAGGCCACCTGTACGCAGCTCACCGCCGGACAGTACGCTGGTCAATGTGCACAGCGAGGACAGCATCGCAG CCAATGGAGATGAAGATGAGCAGAGTTCTCAAGCTGGCGATGAGAATCTCAAATCGAGCTACAATCCTACACATCACCGCACACTGGAGCATCCCACATCGAACTTTGATACATTGGTGCATCTGCTGAAGGGCAACATTGGCACTGGCATTCTTGCCATGCCGGAAGCCTTCAAGAATGCCGGCCTCTATGTCGGTCTCTTTGGCACATTGATAATGGGCGCCATTTGCACACACTGCATGCACATGTTGGTCAAGTGCTCCCATGAGCTGTGCCGACGAATGCAGCAACCATCGTTGAACTTCTCGGAGGTGGCATTCTGTAGCTTTGAGACGGGACCTTTGGGATTGCGACGTTATTCGCATTTGGCCAGACGTGTGGTTACCACATTCCTGTTCATCACACAGATTGGTTTCTGTTGCGTTTACTTTCTGTTTGTCGCACTTAATGTGAAGGATGTGATGGATCATTATTTCACAATGGATATACGTATCTATCTGCTGTTAATGCTATTGCCCATGATCCTTTTGAATCTGGTGCGCAATCTCAAGTACCTGACGCCCGTCTCTCTTCTTGCTGCTTTCCTAACCGTTGCCGGATTGGCCATCAGTTTCTCCTACATGCTACACGATTTGCCCGATGTGCACACTGTAAAACCCGTGGCCACTTGGGCCACACTCCCACTTTATTTTGGCACTGCGATCTATGCTTTTGAGGGCATTGGCGTTGTCCTGCCCCTGGAGAATAACATGCGCACTCCCGAAGACTTTGGCGGCACTACAGGCGTCCTTAACACGGGCATGGTTATTGTTGCCTGTCTCTACACATCCGTGGGATTCTTTGGCTATCTCAAGTACGGCGAGAGTGTCAAGGGGAGCATCACACTCAACTTGCCACAGGGCGATAT TCTATCGCAGATGGTACGCATCACCATGGCTGTGGCAATATTCCTCTCCTATACCCTGCAGTTCTATGTGCCCGTCAACATGGTGGAACCTTTTGTTTGCAGTCACTTTGATACGACACGTGCCAAAAATCTGGCATCCACGGTGCTCCGCACGGTGCTGGTCACATTTACCT ttTTGCTGGCCGCTGTTATACCCAATCTGGGTTCTATTATCTCACTGGTGGGCGCTGTCAGCAGCTCGGCCCTGGCTTTGATTGCTCCACCGATCATTGAGATCATAACATTCTATCATGTGGGCTATGGTCGCTATAACTGGATGCTGTGGAAGGATTTTCTCATTTTGATATTCGGACTATGCGGTTTCGTTTTCGGCACTTGGGCGAGCCTGGCGCAAATTTTGAATCCCAGCGTTAACTAA
- the LOC117780234 gene encoding proton-coupled amino acid transporter 1 isoform X1, whose translation MSERQPLLLQGDASGNGLIRPPVRSSPPDSTLVNVHSEDSIAVHAAANGDEDEQSSQAGDENLKSSYNPTHHRTLEHPTSNFDTLVHLLKGNIGTGILAMPEAFKNAGLYVGLFGTLIMGAICTHCMHMLVKCSHELCRRMQQPSLNFSEVAFCSFETGPLGLRRYSHLARRVVTTFLFITQIGFCCVYFLFVALNVKDVMDHYFTMDIRIYLLLMLLPMILLNLVRNLKYLTPVSLLAAFLTVAGLAISFSYMLHDLPDVHTVKPVATWATLPLYFGTAIYAFEGIGVVLPLENNMRTPEDFGGTTGVLNTGMVIVACLYTSVGFFGYLKYGESVKGSITLNLPQGDILSQMVRITMAVAIFLSYTLQFYVPVNMVEPFVCSHFDTTRAKNLASTVLRTVLVTFTFLLAAVIPNLGSIISLVGAVSSSALALIAPPIIEIITFYHVGYGRYNWMLWKDFLILIFGLCGFVFGTWASLAQILNPSVN comes from the exons ATGTCCGAACGTCAACCGTTGTTGCTGCAAGGCGATGCCTCCGGCAACGGATTAATCAGGCCACCTGTACGCAGCTCACCGCCGGACAGTACGCTGGTCAATGTGCACAGCGAGGACAGCATCGCAG TGCACGCCGCAGCCAATGGAGATGAAGATGAGCAGAGTTCTCAAGCTGGCGATGAGAATCTCAAATCGAGCTACAATCCTACACATCACCGCACACTGGAGCATCCCACATCGAACTTTGATACATTGGTGCATCTGCTGAAGGGCAACATTGGCACTGGCATTCTTGCCATGCCGGAAGCCTTCAAGAATGCCGGCCTCTATGTCGGTCTCTTTGGCACATTGATAATGGGCGCCATTTGCACACACTGCATGCACATGTTGGTCAAGTGCTCCCATGAGCTGTGCCGACGAATGCAGCAACCATCGTTGAACTTCTCGGAGGTGGCATTCTGTAGCTTTGAGACGGGACCTTTGGGATTGCGACGTTATTCGCATTTGGCCAGACGTGTGGTTACCACATTCCTGTTCATCACACAGATTGGTTTCTGTTGCGTTTACTTTCTGTTTGTCGCACTTAATGTGAAGGATGTGATGGATCATTATTTCACAATGGATATACGTATCTATCTGCTGTTAATGCTATTGCCCATGATCCTTTTGAATCTGGTGCGCAATCTCAAGTACCTGACGCCCGTCTCTCTTCTTGCTGCTTTCCTAACCGTTGCCGGATTGGCCATCAGTTTCTCCTACATGCTACACGATTTGCCCGATGTGCACACTGTAAAACCCGTGGCCACTTGGGCCACACTCCCACTTTATTTTGGCACTGCGATCTATGCTTTTGAGGGCATTGGCGTTGTCCTGCCCCTGGAGAATAACATGCGCACTCCCGAAGACTTTGGCGGCACTACAGGCGTCCTTAACACGGGCATGGTTATTGTTGCCTGTCTCTACACATCCGTGGGATTCTTTGGCTATCTCAAGTACGGCGAGAGTGTCAAGGGGAGCATCACACTCAACTTGCCACAGGGCGATAT TCTATCGCAGATGGTACGCATCACCATGGCTGTGGCAATATTCCTCTCCTATACCCTGCAGTTCTATGTGCCCGTCAACATGGTGGAACCTTTTGTTTGCAGTCACTTTGATACGACACGTGCCAAAAATCTGGCATCCACGGTGCTCCGCACGGTGCTGGTCACATTTACCT ttTTGCTGGCCGCTGTTATACCCAATCTGGGTTCTATTATCTCACTGGTGGGCGCTGTCAGCAGCTCGGCCCTGGCTTTGATTGCTCCACCGATCATTGAGATCATAACATTCTATCATGTGGGCTATGGTCGCTATAACTGGATGCTGTGGAAGGATTTTCTCATTTTGATATTCGGACTATGCGGTTTCGTTTTCGGCACTTGGGCGAGCCTGGCGCAAATTTTGAATCCCAGCGTTAACTAA